CAGCTCAAGCGTCGAGATCGCGCCGGTGTTGCCGCCCGCCTCAGCGCCCTGGGCGATGATGATATCTGCGCCACCCTCAGCCGCCTCAACTGCCGCGCGAACCGTGACGACCTGCTGGACGACGACCGCGCCGACCTCGTGGGCACGCGCGACAAGATCACCCGGATCGCCAAGCGCGAACGAAATGACGGCTGGTCGCGCGTCGAGCGTGGCCTGAAAGGCTTCCTCATCAAGCTGGGAGATGCCGTGATTGACCGCGAACGGGCCATTGGTGCGCTCGGCGGCCACCTCAATCTCGTGGCGCAGCGCGTCGGCACTGAGCCGCAGTGCGGCAATGCTCCCCAGCGCACCGGCGTTCGAGGCAGCCGCGGCCAGCATGCCGGTCGCCGCCCCGCCCATCGGCGCTTGAATGATCGGTGTCTCGATCTTCAGCAGATCGCACAATGCGGTGCGTAGCATGACCCCTCCATATCCCCACCCGTGGCCCTATGGCGTGAAGAACCGATAGTAGTCGCCGCCCGAGATCGTGGCGCGCAGGGCCTCGCCATCAACGATCGTGTCGAATCGGATCCAGTCGTAGATGTGACCGTTAATCGGAATGCCGAAGAGACCATCGCCTTGCGGCACAAGTGCCTGCTCTTCGTCAAAGCCATCCGGCGCTGCATAGGTAAAGAGCAGTTGCAACTGGCCCTCACAGGCAACGACACGAACATCACTCGTCCACGGGTTATGCGAACGATAGTGGCCAGTGTAGGCGTGCCACTCCTCAGGCAGCGGGTCATATGACGGGCGTTCGACGCCGTCGCGGTAGAGCACATCGCCACCATGAACGAGCGCCACAGCGTTCTCACCATCAAAGCGCACTTGTAGCCAGGTCCAGGCGAGTTCCGGGTCAGCCGCACGGAACGAGGTCGCGCCCAGCTTCGTCAACGGAACCCGGCGTCCCTCAGTGACCAGCGACAAGCGATCGCCGGACGCCACGATCTCCCAGGTAAGCAAATCGGAGCGATAGGTTCCAGCGATGCTGTCAGCATTCTCAACGGCATCGAGGTCCGGCTCGTCCGGCAGCGGCGGCAGATCGGTCCCGTCCTGCGCGGCAGCGAGGACCGAGATCGCGTAGCGCACGATCCGCTGCTGCATGCCAGTGCCGTTGACCAGGACAACAGCACCGATGCCGCGCTCGACATCCGCGAACATCGCCGATTCGTAACCGACCATGCCGCCGGTGTGCCCGAGAATCTCCATCCCCTCGCGCGTGTCGGTATACAGCCCGCAGCCGTACCAGAGGCCAGAGCCCTTGCCCATCTCGATGACCCGCTCGGTCAGCAGCGCAAAGCTCTCCTCGGAGAGAACGCGTCCGGCTGGGCCGACTCCACCGTTCATCAGCATCCGTAGCCAGATCGTCAGGTCGGATGCGGTCGAGCAGATGCAGCCGTCGCCGGTGTTGGACTCCAGCCAGGTCGCCGGAGCGAGTGGGTCGCGCGGGTGCCACGGGCGGTCACCATCACGAGCGACGTAGCCGACAGCCAGCCGCGGTCGCACGTTGTTGTCGATTACCGGCACTGTATCGTGCATCCCGAGCGGGTCGAGCAGACGCTCGCGAATAACCTCCGCGTAGGGCTTGCCCTCCAACCGCTCCAGCAGCAGGCCGAGCGCCTTGTAGCCCAGGTTCGAGTAGTGGAATCCCTCGCCGGGTGCGTGCGCCGCCTGCAACTCGCGTGTCGCCCAGACCTCGAAGCGCGGATCGGGCGTGAAGTCGTTCCCGCCGGACAGGCCGGATGAATGCGTCAGCAGGTGATGAACAGTGATCGGCGCGTACTCGGACTGAATCGCAAACAGCGGCAGCAGATCGGAGACCGGCGTATCCAGATCCAGCCGACCCTCGTCGCGAAGCTGCAACAACGCAACCGCCGTGAACGACTTGCCGATCGAACCGAACTCGAACAGGTGCGATGGTTTGACCGGTATCCCGGCTGCAACGTCAGCCAGACCGGTCGTCGCGACGGCGATCAGCTCGTCGCGCGTGGTGAGTGCCAGCGAAATCCCCGGACCGGTATCTCGCGCGAGCCGTGCATTGACGAATTCGTCGATCCTGCCGAGTGCAGCATCGAGCGCCTCGTTGGTCCAGTTCACGTCTATCCTCCGGTGTGCGAATCACTGCTACACGTGCCGACCGACCATTGGCCGATCCAATAGCAGAATAGCGCACTCCGTCCGGAGAGACTGGCTGTCAACACGCCCGGTTGCGCAGCGGTGCTGGCTCAGCCGATCGGTGCAGGGACAGGGCTGTTGTCGGCGTAGCGCCAGCGGTAGTAATGCTGGCCGATGTTGCCCGCCTCGACCTGCCAGCCGGCGGCGTTGTCGGGTGTGTAAGTCAGACAGCGTCGCTCGAAGCACTGAATCAGCACGTCCCGATCGACACCGGCGACCTTGACCGTCGCCCAATACGCCTCGGTGATCGGGAAGCCGGTGGCGTAGAACGGATCCTGGAAGATCTTGCCCTGCGCCGTGTTGCCGTTGTCCCAGACGACGCCGCTCGAATTCATGAAATCCCAGAAGACGGACGCGACCTGGTGGTCGATGCCCCACGTTTGCAAGCGATAGCCAGCAGTGACGCCAAAGCGCGCCAGGGAGCTGTCGGTGGTTGTCCGGCCATCGCGGGCGACACGGGTCGTCAGCACCTGGCCGTCCATCGCAGCCGGAGCGTTGAGCAGCCGCAGGAACGTCGCGTAGGTTGGCGCAGTCGGGTTGACCGCATCACCGGCGACCGGGATCTGCGCCGGCTCCCAACTCCAGAACAGGTTATCGCCAGCCTGCACGCGCCCGGTAATCAGCTCCTTCGCCAGCAGACCGTTTGTGACGTACCACGGGGAGTCGGGGGCAACAGTCGGATCGGTCGTGATCTCCATCCGACTCTTGTCGAAGTACTGGACGATGCGCTTGCCACCGGGCGCTTCGACATACGGCTCGATGATGCCGCCGGTGTAGCCCGACGGCCCCCACATCCAGGTGCGGCTGACCGCGACATCCGCGACCGGCTTGTCAGTACGCTGCCAGGTGGTTTCGAACGCCGGAGTCCAGATCAGCGACCCAGCGCTGGCAGCCGAGGTCGCCAGGGGGAAAACAACGACAACAACAATAAACACCAACGGAATGAACCGAGATCGCACAGTCAGATACTTCCAGAGTAGAGAACGGGTCGGGCGGTGACGCCGAGCTTCCCGGCCCCGGCGTCGAACCAGAAGTATTCACCGCCGGGGTGGCGGTTGCCGAATTCAAGGTTCGCATCGAGTTCGCGCCTGCGTCAGTGCCGCAGACCACTCGCGCGATAAAGTGGTCGGCAAAGTCCAAGTTTTGTCTGGGATATGGTAATGCAATCGTGTTGTTCGCAGCACCAGGCGTGTTGCTTCAAGGAGTTACATTATGACTCTCGCTATCCGTTCTGCACACAACCAGCTTTCTGAACAACTGCAATGTGCGCTCAGCGACGGTTACCTGACCACTGAGCAGGTTCGAGAGCGGTGCATTTCAAACCCAATCGCCTCGACCTCAACGTAGCCGAGGCTATACAGTGTGCCCACAACGACAGTCTTCCTCAGACAACTGTGGGTGCGGACTTGAGCTCCTTATCAGCCTCCTCGCTGACTAGCCTGCATGCCAATCTGCGGACGCACCCTGCGTGAGGCAGTTGGCGAGTTCGTTCATCATCTGAATTCCCTGCTCAGCAGGATGTTGACGCATACACCTCTCCAGTCATTCGTCTCCGAACGCATCGAGAATGGCACTCGCCGCGAATTTGCAGTTGTCACGTTCCCTCGCCAAAGCGACGGGACTGCAACGATCGAACTGGCAACCGGATACGGTCTAATGGACTTCTACATTGCCCAGACGCTCGACGGTGTTGAGGATCCTGATCGGAAGCAATTGCGACTACGAGCCGTGAGCTATGTATATGCGCTTCAACCGCATTCGTGGGACGATCGCATCGTTCGGTGGGAGTACGTCAAATTCCCGGCTCAGGAGTCATTCTGGTGTCGCCATCATCTCCAGGGGCCGTTGGAGTTTGCGATTCGTGACAGCCGAGGTGCAATACATACCTCGACATTGAACGAATGGCACCTGCCAACCGGGTGGGTCACAATCGAAGAAGTCATCCGCTTCTGTCTACACGATCTCGAAGCGTCAGCGCTCACGGATCGCCAAGAGTGGCATGCGGCACTGAACGACAGCATCGAGATCTTTCGAACCCGATTCTCAGCGTTTGGTGAGACGTAGAAGCGCCTGCGCTCGCCGGGCCCGCGTTTAGCCAATACTGCTGCTTCACCTGCCGTCTGCGTTGCGCAGCCAAGCGCATACCCTGAATTCGTTGTAGAATTCACAACCCGAGGCATGTCGATGCGCAGGGTCGTCAGGACAGCGTGCGCTGGTCACGTCCTGACAGCGAATCTGGGCCATCCGATGGGGGTCGGAACGCTACCTCGGTCCGGTACAGCGACCACCTGCGGCGACATCCACGTCTGGCCGACGAGAGGCGTCAGGCACCTCGTTGCGCACCTGCGCACGAGCGATTGCGATGTCTACCCGTCGGCACGTTCAATCTCTGGGAGGCGTACCGGTCATGGTGGAATCCGCACCTACAGCTGCTGCCCAGGCCCGTCCGGTAACCATCGGCGTGCCGAAAGAGATCGTCGAGAACGAGCGTCGCGTCGCGCTCATCCCCGACGCAGTCAAGAAATTTGTGGCAGCCGGCCACTCCGTCCTCATTCAGTCCGGGGCAGGGCTGGAGGCGGCGTACACCGATGATGCCTATACGGCAGCCGGTGGGACGATTGTGCCGGACGCCGCTGCCGTGTTCGGCAAAGCTGATCTGATCCTCAAGATTCAGAAGCCGGAACCGAACGAAGTCGCGATGCTGCGCAATAGCACGACGCTCCTCGCCATGCTGCAGCCGCTGGTGAACCACGATCTCGTCCGCCAACTGGCGAGCGCAGGCGTGACGTCCGTCTCGATGGACGCGATCCCGCGCACGACGCGCGCGCAGTCGATGGACGTGCTCTCGGCGATGAGTACGCTCGGTGGCTACAAGGCCGTCCTGCTGGCAGCCGACAACATGCCCAAGATCTTCCCGATGCTGATGACCGCCGCCGGCACAATCGCACCGGCCAAGGTGCTGATCATCGGCGCTGGCGTGGCCGGGCTGCAGGCGATCGCGACGGCACGTCGCCTCGGCGCGGTCGTCGAGGCGTATGACACTCGCCCGGTCGTCAAGGAGCAGGTCGAGTCGCTCGGCGGCAAGTTCGTCGAAGTCGACATGACCGGCATTGAGGCACAGACGCAGGATGCCGGTGGCTATGCCCGCGAGGCGTCGCCAGAGCTGCTGCGCCGCCAGCAGGAGACGATGGCAAACCGGGCGGCGCGCTCCGACGTGGTCATCACTACGGCGCTCGTGCCGGGCCGACCAGCTCCGAAGCTGGTGATGGCCGACACCGTCGCTAAGATGCAGACCGGCTCAGTGATCGTCGATATGGC
This window of the Thermomicrobiales bacterium genome carries:
- a CDS encoding Re/Si-specific NAD(P)(+) transhydrogenase subunit alpha; this encodes MVESAPTAAAQARPVTIGVPKEIVENERRVALIPDAVKKFVAAGHSVLIQSGAGLEAAYTDDAYTAAGGTIVPDAAAVFGKADLILKIQKPEPNEVAMLRNSTTLLAMLQPLVNHDLVRQLASAGVTSVSMDAIPRTTRAQSMDVLSAMSTLGGYKAVLLAADNMPKIFPMLMTAAGTIAPAKVLIIGAGVAGLQAIATARRLGAVVEAYDTRPVVKEQVESLGGKFVEVDMTGIEAQTQDAGGYAREASPELLRRQQETMANRAARSDVVITTALVPGRPAPKLVMADTVAKMQTGSVIVDMAAETGGNCELTVPGEIITTPNGVTIIGLTNLPSTLPFHASQMYSKNLQNLLAIMLTKEGALNMNFEDDIIKGTTITMDGAIIHEATNKAMGQPAATS
- a CDS encoding beta-lactamase family protein, whose product is MNWTNEALDAALGRIDEFVNARLARDTGPGISLALTTRDELIAVATTGLADVAAGIPVKPSHLFEFGSIGKSFTAVALLQLRDEGRLDLDTPVSDLLPLFAIQSEYAPITVHHLLTHSSGLSGGNDFTPDPRFEVWATRELQAAHAPGEGFHYSNLGYKALGLLLERLEGKPYAEVIRERLLDPLGMHDTVPVIDNNVRPRLAVGYVARDGDRPWHPRDPLAPATWLESNTGDGCICSTASDLTIWLRMLMNGGVGPAGRVLSEESFALLTERVIEMGKGSGLWYGCGLYTDTREGMEILGHTGGMVGYESAMFADVERGIGAVVLVNGTGMQQRIVRYAISVLAAAQDGTDLPPLPDEPDLDAVENADSIAGTYRSDLLTWEIVASGDRLSLVTEGRRVPLTKLGATSFRAADPELAWTWLQVRFDGENAVALVHGGDVLYRDGVERPSYDPLPEEWHAYTGHYRSHNPWTSDVRVVACEGQLQLLFTYAAPDGFDEEQALVPQGDGLFGIPINGHIYDWIRFDTIVDGEALRATISGGDYYRFFTP